CACATAATCAGTCCAGGCCTTTTCACCCTGACTCCTTGAATGAGTTCGAAAAGTTCCTATTTCTTCCGAGTTCACCAAAACAGTTGATATATCTTCCTCTCCGTCGTTTGAGTACAGTATGTTGTCGACCTGGGGATCGTAACATGAAACATGCTAAGATTTTGACTTAAGTAGGGCCATAAGTAGGACTTAGGCGCAATCTTAGGTCCTACTTAAGTATGTCTTATACTGTAACATAAAGCAATCTTAGCAATGTCTtagctatagtctgtcccaagatatttttgccgcatattttcttaaattattcaatatctataaatacctcttggttcagacgatgttcattcaatagtatgaaaaaatcccaagatttcccctttgaaacgccccctctagcttgtcgggtatcagtacacggctaaaaataaaaagtctacgaggtttttccattgccaaggagatgaagacgcccggatgataacgttgaaaaattgcgcgaggggtcccgagtatttccgaatggagaaaagatgtcaacattccccattataaatctccgtaggaaatctgttttcgttcctgtgaatttttacgagggaaaaatgataatgtgtgaatgaagttatcttgggaattttcccttccatcgattttaattgcacttcagtcacaggtatgtgtatttttattaaaaatcgttcaaatatgcagcaaaaataacttgggacagactataagtCATACttatgttaaaagttaaaaacgtatttttcaTGTCTTTTGTCGAATTTGAATGTATtggtaataaaatcattatcttaggttaatatattgtttatttatagaTACAGAGTACACGTGCATGACATCTTTGATAAGATGGGGGTAGATGTAAATGTACAGACACAAAAATTTAGGGTGGCATGAGTGTGAATATATGTacctaaaatttttaaaaagctcgAAGCAATGGATCTCGGGCAATGCATTCAGTCTATTGTTGttacttctttgttttgatgaatATTCACTAGTCGTTCTCAAAGACTGCCTGTGGTGTAATTTCGCGATGCCGTTGGAACTTGATAGAATAATATAGTGGATTTCTTTTTATCGTTTGTTCTACATCTTACCTCAACAATAAGGCCATTCACTTACTCTAAGTATAATTTCTTCTTTAAGTCATACATTGTAATGAAATGAGGCAATCGTCGTCTTTAAAATCACTgagggtttgttttttttttgtcttcaaacGTCCTTTTTATAATTTCTCAGGTTTCGTGTGTTTACATAGATAGTCATAGTTACTTCTTGTAAACTGACCATTACGTGTTTACAGCCTCTTCAGCAGCCCACTTGCATAcaatatggaaaatgttttaactcATTACGACCAAAGCTAATGTTTATATTACTTAAACCAAACTTTGATATTGGTGAATAtcaagatattaatttttttaaaattatgatataaatacactgtatttacatgctgaattgaaataattaacaaataaacTTCTAAATTTGTGTAAAACAAACTTAGGATAAACTTAAGCCACGTCTATCGGCCACCTAAGTTTTGGGTAAATTGTCCTAGCTAAGCACTCTTCTAGTTACGGACTTAAGTCTAAGAATGTACATAAGTCCTACGGACTTAAGTACCGTTTATGTTACGAGCCCCAGAACATCATATTCCTTGTCTAGGCAGAAGTCGAAGTTCAGCATGCCTATTTGAGAGACAAGCATCCACACAGCCTGCTTGTTCGAAGCTGTTTCTCTGTTAGTTATACTTTTGATTGTTTCATTTGCTGGCATATGTATATAGCCTTCTGCTTCCAAGTCAAACGTCTTCTCAGCGTACCCAGTCGACAAAAAAATAAGGACTAGTACAAGCACTATTTTTTGCTCCATTTTGGATGTTTCTATCACACGGTTTAAGTATAAATGACTTCTGAATGCCGTGTAATATTTGCGAAAGTGTCTGTCACGCGGTTTTGGTAAAAACTTCTGAATGCCGAGTAATATATGCTTACGCAACAGATTGTTTTCTCTTTTACAGGTATATAAGTTGAGATGGCTAACAAATCATTGCATTACATCAATACGTAGGCAAAATGTTGAATGCATTCGAGCGGAATAATGAATTAGATTTATTAATACAATTAATTGAATTGACTGAGTTTACCTCACAACATTGTTTCGGCCCGAGGTAAGAAGTGTCGACTGTGTAATCCGCCTAGTTTTCTCTCATCATTAATCTTGTTGTCACAACTTCACAACATTAACTACTGGTTTCACTGATCAATCAGAAAGAAATCCCAACACCCAGtacacaattacatgtactaattacTCTTTCTAAATCTGTTGTTTCATAGGTGTCTAATTTGcgtaatatttctttattttgacgCACAGACTTCTGTTTTCGTTCAATGAATTTAACTCGCATTTAAAGCAGTGATAAATTATGGTAAAAAGTGGGTTAAAATGCTAACCATGCAAGTATATTGAAACAGGTATATTGTCTTTCTTTTCTAGAGACAAGAATTGTCAGCATGAAaagtaaattgatttaaatcaaatataaatatcaaaaattgttcaaaattgtCACTGGCGTACTGACGAAtacattaatatattattaaaaacattaGTTAATATTATTCATGTTTTGCTTGAATAATAAGTGTATGAACACATCAAACTTATACGCTAATTTTAACACAACAATGAATAActtgattgaaaatttttaataaaatcgaTAACCACATTTTAACTTGTGAATTGATAAATGCAtttgaaatctattttttttaaagcaactGTTGGAGATTAATAAAAGCacataatatacaaaataatgaataatatacAAAGGCGATGTGAATTAAAACATCTTGCAAATAATAACATGttgtttatattgtttaacTCTCCATGATCACTCTTTAGAGTCTTTAATAGTCCCCCCGTTAATTTGATTGCTCTCTGTTAGCACAATGGTATTTTCCAGGATAAAGGAATCTTCAGTCACAGCCTCCATACTGTCAAACTTGCTAGTGTTCACACTGTCTGGGATTTTCGGACTCACAACATGTTTTTTGATTCGATGATGCACAATATAAGCGAACGCAAAAGTGAAAACCATTGTTATGATACCACTGAGAACCTGTAGGACGAGCAGAACAGCTTGGTTTGCCGAAGGACGAAGTGTGTATGGAATACAATCCGGGGTGAATCCCCATACACCGTAGATTGGACCTGGATAACGAATTTATTTCCTATGTTAACCAAAGAAATCTGTTTCCCATGTCATATCAGGATGTATTTCGCTTTCAAAATATGCCGTTTACGCATTTACGATTGAACCCGGATAACTaataatatttctaaatttaattttgataaaacgcTTTGATTTGagatatatcataaaaacaaaCCCTGGCAAAGACCTGTGATTTTTGCCTTGGGTTGTAGAGCCTACAGCCAAAACGAGTTCCTCCTGGAAGTTTTTTTGAAGACAAAAATGTTTGTCGATAATTCAACATAGTGAGAGGAGAAACGCAATGATCTCAAGGATTTGAGTagacattatatttttaattacattttagtttaaccctgtacaaaaaaaacaagagaaGTTCTTTGCTGTTTACATGATTCATGATCCAACTGTATGAACACCTAACAGATTCTGACATTATCCTCaagatattttgttatttagaGACTTCATCTGTTTTTTACATCATATCCAAAACACacttatttaatatgtaatgCTCATTGATAAAATTACCAATGTATCATACGTGTCTGTTATTAATATCCTATCTCATTAtcgataattttttattaaagcaaTTACCATGCAACTTGGTAATAGTAAATAGGAAAACTAATCCAGTCATCGGTTACTGGTATGTCGAGTAGTTCGGACCTTGAGGATTTTAGCTGATGGCGGATACTTTTTAGGTCCCAAGAGAGTCTTCATACCAATAAATGTAGCACCATATAGCACTGGTTTTTTGTTACTGGCTATTCAGGCAATTAGGCAAAGTTATTGTTTCCAAGACAGCACACTTTCCAAAGTTCATTCTTGTAAAATAGTTGCAATTACCACTTTCTCTATGATCACTTCGACAGGCTTAggtaaattcatataatatatatttttatacacaaTCTCTACTTATCATTATTTTGGCTAAAGTAATGGTTTTTCTcattaaacaattaattttgcatACAGTGTAATTAAAAGCCCCCAACAACCATCTTAACTAATTGTTTTTCCAGAATCTCCacaatatttatacattaatgCTCCCTTTTTCATAACACGTTTTTTTGTCATTTCTTATATATTGCTCAACCAAACAAGTTTTGACGCTATATTCTTATATGTGAGAAAAAGATTACAgttgttattttgatttaataattgatataaaagaGGCGTTTTGTAATCTTGTAGATAACAAGATGGTTTGTCTTCAGACATTTAGATTAATACTTGTTGCGCTCGAAAAGATAAACAGGAGGGTTCTTTACAagcatatttttcttctttagcTTTAAGAATATGTATACGACCTATTTCGTTCTATCAACTTCACCTTATAAAAAGTCAATTTCAGAAAAGCAGTTGGTTTGTGTGTTCTGAAAAATAGAACAATTCTTTCTTTCTAAGAGATAGTTCTATGGTTAAATTAGTTTACTTTTAATATCAGTGTTAAAAGAACATGTGTAAACTACGATGCGTGTAccaatattattaataatattttgaatacgCATATTTATAAGCGGTGAAGAAAAAAAGCCCACACAAAACGTCTGAGCATGCAAAAAACTACTCACTGGTTTGCtactaataaaattattaacactAGATCTATATAAAAACGTGTGctttttcatttcctttgcAGTGTATACAAATCCATCAGTGATGAAGTAACGTAAGAAATCTCGGTGGTCCTGGCCAGATTTAGGCTGTATTggtctcctttaaaagaagagcgcTCTAAAAGATATTGGAAAAgagttaaaatatattaattttttctttacaaatcatcatatcttaaaattttacgTATTGATCCGTAGTGATCAGAAATAGGgctaaattttatatatataaaatatataagcacacacacacacacgcacacgcacgcacgcacgcacgcaccttctgacaaaaaataaataaatgtacaactGGGGAGTCTTAACAaggacatatacatgtatactaacgTTAGTATATATGTCCCTGGTCTTATAAACTTTTTTAGAAACTCATGTAATTTCTCTACATTATTCTGATTTCAACGGTGTATacgaagtacatgtatgaagaaaATCCATGGGTTCAATTAAGCATTGAACGCTTATTTTTGAATGTCGTCGGCCCTTAATCACACCATCGGGTGCAAACAATTTAAATACTGCACGTTAGCGCAGATTGATAAGTTGTCTTGACCACTTGGTGTGTtacaggaccgacgacatccaaaaataatcattcaatgcttattCGGTCTTCCCATAAAATAGAGTTATCGTTACTTTTAGAGTTATCTACTCCTTATAGCAGGTATAGATCACTTCCGGTAAATCGAAGTTATCAGTGCGGGAACATATAAAATTGACATGAATTTATCGTCTTTAACAACCTTTGAGGATATAAATCAAAAGTTATCTTAAATCCGAAAACTTAAAAATCAATGgctcaaaacaaaaattagcaAGGAGAGCATTTGATCACAATCATTCACAACACaatcaaattataaacaatgCGAGTGAAACGCCCACGGATGCATCGTTTGGGGATTGATCTTCCATACCGTCTTTTGCAGAACTAACGGATGGATGGTCAAGTAACTTTTCAGAAAAAATCAACCCGCCTGTTACTCAGAAAGATAtcgaaaattatttgataagaaGTAGCAACCGAACGTGTGATCGCCAGAAAATGGCTTGCTATCGACAGTACATACAGGGACATAAGTTTTGCaaggaaaaatatattcataaaattatggCAAATAAAATAACAGACGAACACCGTTTTTGTTACATTCGGTCAAATGTTATGCAtcgttgaaaaaagaaatttacacACAGTGGGTAGTTGTTTCCAAAGAGTCACCAATGGTTATCCACTCAGCCAGCTGTACATGTCCTGCAGGGTAATTAAATACAGCATTcagtttctcaaaataaaattttgacaattcaataaatcaaaaccaATAATTTGATTCTACGTTGATCaaaagtttttaagaagattatGAAAACGAGAGTTTATTGTTTATCTAATGTATCATAGCTGAACACCACTCATAATTCATGCACCATCACACAAgaataaacccttcgatttcgttacacccgaatGCATACCTAAAACTCGCGGCCGAAGTGGATGTAGTATCCCATTGTTTgtcatatatttttacatttatttcttgtttatatgtacattttctgtTCTTACTAGTAAAGAATGCATTattctgtatattttatttaagtattCTCAAGACTTAGTGCGTAAAAATACGATAACTTCATCGCGATCGACAAAAATTGCGATGTGAGGTTTATGTTCACCCAGGTGAGACCTCATCTATTTGGGGTTGTAGGAATTATCggcaatgaaataaaaatatcagtAGCGGACAACACCTTTTACGAGtgtgttcagctttaataaatttaagtttttgatAGAATTTGtgatttcagtaaaaaaaaaaatttttgggcttaaaaaaaatattttcttttaaagccTCGGAGAAGGTTGCACACATATCACCGGTCTTCTGTTCACTTTAGAAGAATTGTACGAGAACCATAGTAATAATCCCTGTACATCAAAGTCGTGCACCTGGAACAAACCTTCCAAGAGAACAAAAGAGTGCAAAACAATTGATCaattgaactttaaaaaatataaacaagatGTAGATCAAAGTCCTAACatcattgaaatgaaaaataatgtttgcaAATCATTTCGCGATAGTTTATGTGGCAGGTTGCAAAACAAAAATGCTGTTATTCACCATCTTTTGTATACCCCTGATAATGAAATTGAAGTCAGTGGGGATCTGAATGTAGGGCACGAAGAAGAAGTAGTTTCTTCAGATACGATCACATATGCATCAGATGaatttattgaaattcaaaactgtCTTCAATTTATTCAGTCTTGTACTACATCTGATAATCAAGTGCCCCTTTCCACCGACGTCTGTAATGAGGTTGAATTAAGAACAAGGGGACAGTCTGACAACAAGCTGTGGTTTGAGGCACGAAAAGGCAGAATAACTGCATCATTGATTCATGATGTACTAAAACGCAAAGAAAGCACAAACCCAGGTAAATTGGTTGAAAAAATCATAGGTGAGAATAATGAGCAATTAACCACAGCAGCAATAAAATGGGGGCTAAAACACGAAAATATCGCTAAGAGGCGTTATCAAGCACACATGAGACTCCACGGCAAAGAGAAAATATCGGTAAGAAACTATGGCTTGTTCTTACTCCAGTCATTTATTGCTAGTGGAGCAAGTCCTGATGGTATAGTGCAGACAAACACAAATACATATCTAATAGAAATCAAATGCCCATTCAAGTGGTGAAATAGTACTATACTTGAAGCTTGCAAATCCCCAGATTTTTATTGTTATCTagattcaaacaataaaatcccattaaaacaaaatcacaGATATTACATCCAAATTCAGGGTCAAATGGGTGTATGTCAGTATAAGGTGAGTCATCTTGTTTTGTATACATTGCAAGACCTGACTGTTATTGAAATCCCATTTAATGCTGTGTTTTGGGAGTCACTTctgtcaaaattaaaaacattctaCATGAAATTTGTCATTCCATGTTTGAATGCAACAGttgaaaaataaacacactTAAAACAATTAactaatgtttgttttttagttATTCAACAGTTATAGATTAAATGTactgtgtaaaatttgataatagtAAATCtacaatacaatgtacataactGCAGTACTATATTATGAAGCCATCAGAATAAATTAtacataattgaaaataacCAAATGCTTGTGTGTATGATATATGCATACTAAGCAACAGTATAGTAAAGTTTGATGATTCTATGTTCTTttcatgaaatatatatatttcaatatgcTTTCACCAAATTCTTCAATGAAAATGATTTCACCAAAAatacaattaagaattattATTGTATGAGTTATCCACACAAATacttttaacatatgattattcaTTGACTGACAAGTGGTGGTAAAACATTGGTAAGGGCTGCacatacaaaaaatatgtcatttgCAATAGGAGCAAGTGCCAGTGGCATAATGCCTTGCTATAttctaaaatttttaatttgttccaTCTTTCTTTCAACATGGATCCTGGCTGAGGCAATGCGTCTAGTAATTTCAACTTCTTCTTTTGTGAACTGACTCTTTGTTTTAAACGGGGGACAATGCAACTTTACACACTTTCTTTCGAAATCAGCTTTTAAGTGAACAAATCCTTTATCAACCATTACTGCATCACCTGGCTGTAAAGCTTCTAACAGACCACAATTTCTAGTAATATGCACATTAGATGTTGAACCATCCCACAGTTTGGAAACTAAACAAACAGCTCCAGTCATAGAGATTCCAATCAATGACTTAAATGTATTATGAGATTTGTAGTTGGAGAAAGTCTGAGACTTATTTTCTAATGAAGATGGTGTTTGTATGAATATTTCTGTGCAATCTAATACAATGCGTGTGTCAGAAAAGTTAAGGAAACAACTTGGAATTCTCTGCTGCAATATCTTTAGTTCGGGTGAAAATACAATAGAGGACAAACACTGTCTCATGAAGATAATCCATCTAAAGAATATCCTAGATACTGATGAACTAGATAACTTGAACCTATATGCAAGATCTTTAACAAGTAGCCCCAATCGAAGCCTCAttaaaaccaacaaaaattGATCTACAAGTCTTAGTTTCATACGCTGATCTGATTCTATTTCATCCATGCCATATTCACACAAAGTTTCAAAAAGCGCTTTAAATGTATCAAAATCGGGTAGGCCAGTATAAAATTGTACACTGTCATCTGAATTTTGAATATCTACTACTGCATTTTCCGGTCGGGCAACATGGGTGGCTTGGTCCTTCTTATTTGTCTCAGTCTGCGTCCAAATAGTGCATGGCAATTCTTGATCGTTCGACTCAGTCTCTTGAACCTAGGATTGACTGGAATatcttatgagaaaaaaaacacaatgcaaaattaatcataaaagtaAAGAATGAATAGCTCCTTTAGAGAAATTTATCTGaattatttccattaataaTTCTGCCATATATTCTTAATTTTAGTCATTGAAATCACCTCTCTGTGTAGTTTAATCACAGGGGcttgttcattaaaaaaagtgGGTAACTCGGTAAACATTggtaaataatatattattttttcaaagaggTTCCCACTTTTGTAAagatgccttttttttttacaccagCCACAATAATTAATTGATATTGTTACCAGTAATGATGAAAATCAGTTACAGTAagctgaaaatgaaaatggaaatgtgaaaaaagatcaaaatattttttttctggaatCACAAACATAGAATTCATAAAATTCAATGTACTTACTGGTGATCGATCAAAACTGATGCAGCACTTCTACTTAATGCCAGATCAGCTGATAAAGCTTCAGCAATATCatcctttaaaacaaaataaatatttttgcattGCATTAATAATTCAGTATGCATGTGGTAAATGATGCTATTGGCCTACTTTGTTCTCCTACAGAAAATTGCTAAGGTCCGAGGGACTTGGCTCTGTCATAGTTTCTCTGCTATTTCTTGTTGTACGTTTTTTGTTGACTTTCTCCTTCTTTTGGGGAGGAATAACGTTGGCACCTCATACTTCCACCATCCGGAAAATGGTCAGAACAAACATAGGTATGATGTCCACCTTTGTAGTTCGACCTGCTTATGGCTCGAATCCAAGCACTTCTCAAAGACTGCTTTTTGGGCAAATGGTGCAATTTAACAGATTTGTTAAATCGCCCTATAGTCCCTGTAGTATTGTGACAATCTTTAATTGCACAATAGTCCTTTCCCATTGCTGTCGACACGAAAAACACGTACTTGTTccttttgtttacttttgctAGAACTAAAATGGGCGCGCTATACCTGCTCTTAGGAAAAGATAACTCGTACAACGAACGATAATTCTATTTTATGAAAATCCGGAATATTTATACTGATGTCTATGTGGATGATATATATGTGTATCGTCGCTTTAAAGCCCTTAGTTagaaatatgaaacatacattgAACAGCCATTTTAACATGTTACACATGtgtaacaattttgattttcccgAAGATATATTTGCTTTAATTCAACCCTAACTTCATATCTATTACATACCGTTTAGTCTGTATTACCGTTTAAGTCTTGTAAGCTTTATATTTCGATGTTTTCACATGATCCTGTAATATCTCCTATTTATTTCGATTTCACCGCCATGTTGTCATTCTTCCCGAACGTATTATATTACCTGCAATTTCATTGGTCGAGACCGATAATCTCAGCTTATAGGATTATAGAATTATTTATAGAGTTTTATTGGTCCGCTAGGTatatttgttttccctcggactgaaatgtcacatttccattggattaaacatggcacgtgattgcctcatatatctctatgtaggttctttgaggattaatattaggcaatatggccttCATTGGCCGCCGCCTCATCCACTCAtctcgatatttcatattatttcacACAGAAATCGTGATCGGTaagtcataaaaatatttagagtagtggccctttggaattatttttaaattagagtagttgcccctTGAATATggacgtcacattgttgtgtctggagcagaacaaaatggcagcatcTAAATTtactcaaatctctgcagaggttaaaattgaatagcaacaaaacattgtgaGTAGTATGGGTGAagcgaagatttttaaagcgtatttgaaaggtggtattgataattttgaagagttaaatgagtttaattggacgagatgtaaggcatcttgtacatggctttgcgctatttgtgaatgaatatgtcgcttgatagtcctcgggaaaacaaaacacttattaaagctgaacaccgctcgtaaataggaacgtcacacagatacctggtatataaacccttcgatttcgttacacccgattgcacacctgaacctcgtggccgacatgtagtattcctttcgtggtctttagattttatgcatttttttcttatcttatgttcattttctgttcgtaaataatgcattgaccaatttatttgatgttagtattctcctggcttcaaagaggtgcgtaaaatttgataatttcatcgcgaccgggtaacacggtgagacctctacagcgaagtacttAGAACTGTTTAGGggtctgtcccttatataagggttgtagggacagcagtgattaaagaaaaatatggcggacagtgcctatttacgactggtgttcagctttaagttagttactgactcactacggaaatatattgggttgattaatctcatagacggctcggcttcgcctcgccatctatgagattgatcaacccaatatatttccgcagtgagtcagtaactaacctaataagtaataatataggGCCACCCGGTAGATTTGAGTTCACTCTGCTAGGGTCAAGAACTTAGGTTCGTTTCTTTTCTCTCTCTTCACAAGAACTAACTTCGTGTTCGTGTCCTATAGTATAGGGCATTCTATGACAATGTAATTATTTGATAGTGTAGCCTTAGTAGAGTCACTTGATTGATTCAGGGTCGAATTAGATATCCCTTTCATATAGATCATCTGATCCAATGTTGTCCGTCGTATAGTTCAGTACGTGTTACTATTTTTATACTTGGTATTCCCTGTGCTCATCATTGACCTTCGTCCTTCTCTAA
This portion of the Magallana gigas chromosome 7, xbMagGiga1.1, whole genome shotgun sequence genome encodes:
- the LOC136270023 gene encoding uncharacterized protein, producing MKNNVCKSFRDSLCGRLQNKNAVIHHLLYTPDNEIEVSGDLNVGHEEEVVSSDTITYASDEFIEIQNCLQFIQSCTTSDNQVPLSTDVCNEVELRTRGQSDNKLWFEARKGRITASLIHDVLKRKESTNPGKLVEKIIGENNEQLTTAAIKWGLKHENIAKRRYQAHMRLHGKEKISVRNYGLFLLQSFIASGASPDGIVQTNTNTYLIEIKCPFKW